A genomic window from Micromonospora sp. WMMA1947 includes:
- a CDS encoding TetR/AcrR family transcriptional regulator produces MPKIQASTVAEHRAAQRAALLDAARALLSEHPEQIPSLADVARHAGLARSSAYSYFKSRTDMFDVLVADTFPRWSAFVEEQMAEARTPGARILAYVEANLQLVARGDHALARALASAGNSEVLATSSRLLHDSLEAPLRAALTEHGASDPDRMAELVQSVVYALSRMIENGLDLPAATGLARELLTPYLRPHAG; encoded by the coding sequence GTGCCGAAGATCCAAGCCTCGACCGTCGCGGAACACCGGGCCGCACAGCGGGCGGCGTTGCTCGACGCCGCCCGCGCCCTGCTCTCCGAGCATCCGGAGCAGATCCCGAGCCTGGCCGACGTGGCCCGGCACGCCGGGCTGGCCCGGTCCAGCGCGTACTCGTACTTCAAGTCCCGCACCGACATGTTCGACGTGCTGGTCGCCGACACCTTCCCCCGGTGGTCGGCCTTCGTCGAGGAGCAGATGGCCGAGGCCCGCACGCCGGGCGCGCGGATCCTGGCGTACGTCGAGGCCAACCTGCAACTGGTTGCCCGGGGCGACCACGCGCTGGCCCGGGCGCTGGCGTCGGCCGGCAACAGCGAGGTGCTGGCGACGTCCAGCCGGCTGCTGCACGACAGCCTCGAGGCGCCGTTGCGCGCCGCGCTGACCGAACACGGGGCGAGCGACCCGGACCGGATGGCGGAGCTCGTCCAGTCGGTCGTCTACGCGCTCAGCCGGATGATCGAGAACGGTCTCGACCTTCCGGCCGCCACCGGCCTCGCCCGCGAGTTGCTCACGCCGTACCTGCGCCCGCACGCCGGCTGA
- a CDS encoding ABC transporter ATP-binding protein, with protein sequence MSSRTTPSPSAPGTARDDLGLVMRGVHLRHGDGAETVHALDAVDLTVARGELAAIVGPSGAGKSSLLAVAGGLARPDEGTVTVAGHDMTVSSRRTRTELRRRHVGFVFQSGNLLPALTAADQLRLPLRLGGRRERSGRDPLEMLAHVGLSGKADRRPHQLSGGERQRVGIARALMTEPSVLLVDEPTAALDRARSHDIVQLLAQEARERSVAVVMVTHDHDVLQYCDTIYEMIDGKLATSS encoded by the coding sequence ATGAGCAGCCGGACCACCCCGTCCCCCTCGGCACCGGGCACCGCCCGGGACGACCTCGGCCTGGTCATGCGCGGCGTGCACCTGCGGCACGGCGACGGCGCGGAGACGGTGCACGCGCTGGACGCGGTTGACCTGACCGTCGCCCGGGGCGAACTGGCCGCGATCGTCGGGCCGTCCGGCGCGGGCAAGTCCAGCCTGCTGGCGGTCGCCGGCGGGCTGGCCCGCCCCGACGAGGGCACCGTCACCGTGGCCGGGCACGACATGACCGTGTCCAGCCGCCGGACGCGCACCGAGCTGCGCCGCCGGCACGTGGGATTCGTGTTCCAGTCGGGCAACCTGCTGCCCGCGCTGACCGCCGCCGACCAGCTGCGCCTGCCGCTGCGGCTGGGCGGGCGGCGGGAACGGTCCGGGCGCGACCCGCTGGAGATGCTCGCGCACGTCGGCCTGTCCGGTAAGGCCGACCGGCGTCCGCACCAGCTCTCCGGCGGCGAACGCCAGCGCGTCGGCATCGCCCGGGCGCTGATGACCGAGCCGTCGGTCCTGCTGGTGGACGAGCCGACCGCGGCGCTGGACCGGGCCCGCAGCCACGACATCGTCCAGCTGCTCGCCCAGGAGGCGCGGGAGCGCTCGGTGGCCGTCGTGATGGTCACTCACGATCACGACGTCCTGCAATACTGTGACACCATCTACGAGATGATCGACGGCAAGCTCGCCACCAGCAGCTGA